A window from Synechococcus sp. RSCCF101 encodes these proteins:
- a CDS encoding zf-TFIIB domain-containing protein, producing MNCPCCAAPLASGSVVCAYCGHRQDLDLRGLRTTRVESDGAELRCPDCDEPLQRLRLGDDTDAPAVDRCPSCLGLFLTRSALDRVLRDAVLKSSEVNHRLLEALLQEPRQERTPVMRYRPCPVCGTLMHRRLHGSRSGVITDTCRDHGVWLDAGELRQLMEWQRAGGATLDAERRERREEQRKQQQRQERREVAAAAAALPERERWPARPGGSPLEDDLGDLILRGLGRWLGS from the coding sequence ATGAACTGCCCCTGCTGCGCGGCACCGCTGGCCAGCGGCAGCGTCGTGTGCGCTTACTGCGGCCACCGCCAGGATCTCGATCTGCGGGGCCTGCGCACCACCCGGGTCGAGAGCGACGGGGCTGAGCTCCGCTGCCCGGACTGCGACGAGCCTCTGCAGCGTCTTCGCCTCGGAGACGACACCGATGCGCCGGCCGTGGACCGCTGTCCGAGCTGTCTGGGGCTGTTCCTGACCCGCTCCGCGCTGGACAGGGTGTTGCGGGATGCGGTGCTCAAGAGCTCGGAGGTGAACCACCGGCTGCTGGAGGCCCTGCTGCAGGAGCCCAGACAGGAGCGCACCCCGGTGATGCGCTACCGGCCCTGCCCCGTGTGCGGCACCCTGATGCACCGCCGTCTGCACGGCTCCCGCAGCGGCGTGATCACCGACACCTGCAGGGATCACGGTGTGTGGCTGGATGCCGGCGAACTCCGGCAGCTGATGGAATGGCAGCGCGCCGGCGGCGCCACGCTCGACGCCGAGCGACGGGAGCGCCGCGAGGAGCAACGGAAACAGCAGCAGCGGCAGGAGCGCCGTGAGGTGGCCGCTGCCGCCGCCGCGCTCCCGGAGCGAGAGCGCTGGCCGGCCCGCCCGGGCGGCTCGCCCCTGGAGGACGATCTGGGCGATCTGATCCTCCGGGGACTGGGGCGCTGGCTGGGGTCCTGA
- a CDS encoding SPFH domain-containing protein has product MGLWQGIKAEFVDVIEWSDPGEETLVWRFPSRSRSLKLGSQLTVRPGQWAVFVNEGRIADSFGPGRYRLDTRNMPLLTTLLSLPYGFETPFLAEVLFVATRQFTNRRWGTRHPLILRDPELGPVRLRGFGTYVLQVVDPKRLIEVITGTDTSFSVEDIGDQLRNLIATRLADLLGECETPVLDLSRRYDELAAALQSRLEAEVRGYGLELASLLIENLTLPPDVEAALDRRSSVRLSGDLGQFQAYQQGIALEKAAANPGGAAGSGLGLAMGMAMGTQPQQPPPAPAASEPLFHVLVGQESEGPMPLSALQQRCRDGGLTTGTLVWRAGLTGWTPASAVPDLAGLFAPPPPPPPPPGPPPIPPAPGAPPPDGDP; this is encoded by the coding sequence ATGGGGCTCTGGCAGGGGATCAAGGCGGAGTTCGTCGATGTCATCGAGTGGAGCGATCCGGGCGAGGAGACCCTGGTCTGGCGGTTTCCCAGCCGCAGCCGCTCCCTGAAGCTCGGCAGCCAGCTGACCGTGCGCCCCGGGCAATGGGCGGTGTTCGTGAACGAGGGCCGCATCGCCGACAGCTTCGGGCCCGGTCGCTACCGGCTGGACACCCGCAACATGCCCCTGCTCACGACGTTGCTCTCGCTGCCCTACGGCTTCGAGACCCCGTTCCTGGCCGAGGTGCTGTTCGTGGCGACACGCCAGTTCACCAACCGCCGCTGGGGCACGCGCCACCCGCTGATCCTGCGCGATCCGGAGCTGGGTCCGGTGCGGCTGAGGGGCTTCGGCACCTACGTGCTGCAGGTGGTCGACCCGAAGCGGCTGATCGAGGTGATCACCGGCACGGACACCAGCTTCAGCGTGGAGGACATCGGTGACCAGCTGCGCAATCTGATCGCGACACGGCTGGCCGACCTGCTGGGGGAATGCGAGACGCCGGTGCTCGATCTGAGCCGCCGCTACGACGAACTGGCCGCCGCGCTCCAGTCGCGGCTGGAGGCCGAGGTGCGCGGCTACGGGTTGGAACTGGCTTCCCTCCTGATCGAGAACCTCACGCTGCCGCCGGACGTGGAGGCGGCGCTCGACAGGCGCAGCAGCGTGCGTCTCAGCGGTGACCTGGGGCAGTTTCAGGCCTATCAGCAGGGCATCGCACTGGAGAAGGCGGCGGCCAATCCCGGCGGCGCAGCCGGCTCGGGGCTCGGCCTGGCCATGGGGATGGCCATGGGGACGCAGCCGCAGCAGCCCCCGCCGGCGCCGGCGGCCTCGGAGCCTCTGTTCCATGTGCTGGTGGGCCAGGAGTCGGAGGGGCCCATGCCCCTGTCCGCTCTGCAGCAGCGCTGCCGCGACGGAGGCCTGACGACGGGCACCCTGGTCTGGCGGGCCGGCCTGACGGGCTGGACTCCGGCCTCCGCCGTGCCGGACCTCGCCGGCCTGTTTGCACCGCCACCGCCACCGCCACCGCCGCCCGGTCCGCCCCCCATCCCCCCGGCGCCCGGGGCTCCGCCCCCTGACGGCGACCCATGA
- the argJ gene encoding bifunctional glutamate N-acetyltransferase/amino-acid acetyltransferase ArgJ has translation MTQWTSVPGGVTAPEGFLAAGLAAGLKPSGQPDLALLWASGPASAAGAFTTNRMRAACVDLCRQRLAAGRPRGVVINAGQANACTGDRGWRDSEAITAAVADRLGVPAEELLICSTGVIGQPIALDPLLKAVPDLVQQLDSGGGAAAARAILTTDLVDKQIALEANLSGRRVRLGGMAKGSGMIHPDMATMLAFVTCDAGVEPALWQAMVARAVAGSFNAITVDGDTSTNDTLLAFAAGEPLPEADLGALEAGLTLVCQHLARAIARDGEGATCLIEVLVRGAAGAPAAARIARTIAGSSLVKTAIHGRDPNWGRIVAAAGRAGEAFDPGAVALWLGPHQLMAGGVPLAFDRAAASGYLREQAETGTYLLSDTVRIGLDVGDGPGEALAWGCDLSAEYVRINADYTT, from the coding sequence GTGACGCAATGGACCTCCGTTCCCGGCGGGGTGACAGCCCCGGAGGGATTCCTGGCCGCGGGCCTGGCCGCCGGTCTCAAGCCCTCGGGTCAGCCCGATCTGGCCCTGCTCTGGGCCAGCGGCCCCGCCAGCGCGGCCGGGGCCTTCACCACCAACCGGATGCGGGCGGCCTGCGTGGACCTCTGCCGGCAGCGGCTGGCCGCTGGGCGGCCCAGGGGCGTGGTGATCAACGCCGGCCAGGCCAACGCCTGCACCGGCGATCGGGGCTGGCGTGACAGCGAGGCGATCACCGCCGCCGTGGCCGACCGGCTGGGGGTGCCGGCCGAGGAGCTGCTGATCTGCTCCACAGGAGTGATCGGGCAGCCGATCGCCCTGGATCCCCTTCTGAAGGCGGTGCCGGATCTGGTGCAGCAGCTGGACAGCGGCGGCGGCGCCGCCGCGGCGCGGGCGATTCTCACCACCGACCTGGTGGACAAGCAGATCGCTCTTGAGGCCAACCTCTCCGGTCGGAGAGTCCGCCTGGGGGGCATGGCCAAGGGCTCGGGAATGATCCACCCCGACATGGCCACCATGCTGGCCTTCGTGACCTGCGATGCCGGCGTTGAGCCCGCCCTCTGGCAGGCGATGGTGGCGCGCGCCGTGGCCGGCTCGTTCAACGCCATCACCGTGGATGGCGACACCAGCACCAACGACACCCTGCTGGCCTTCGCCGCCGGCGAACCCCTGCCCGAGGCGGACCTGGGCGCCCTGGAGGCCGGTCTGACGCTGGTCTGTCAGCACCTGGCCCGGGCCATCGCCCGCGACGGTGAGGGCGCCACCTGCCTGATCGAGGTGCTCGTGCGGGGCGCCGCCGGCGCTCCTGCCGCGGCCCGGATCGCCCGCACCATCGCCGGCTCCTCCCTGGTGAAGACCGCGATCCATGGCCGGGATCCCAACTGGGGCCGGATCGTGGCCGCGGCCGGTCGCGCCGGTGAGGCCTTCGACCCGGGCGCCGTCGCGCTGTGGCTGGGGCCCCATCAGCTCATGGCCGGCGGGGTGCCGCTGGCCTTCGATCGCGCGGCGGCCTCCGGCTACCTGCGCGAGCAGGCCGAGACCGGCACCTACCTGCTCTCCGACACGGTGCGCATCGGCCTCGACGTGGGGGACGGGCCCGGAGAGGCGCTGGCCTGGGGCTGCGATCTCTCGGCCGAGTACGTGCGCATCAACGCCGACTACACGACCTGA
- a CDS encoding AarF/ABC1/UbiB kinase family protein, with translation MPLSRLGGLRRSLRIWRSVLILFVVLWWDGRPWTYPGGITEERRLRRQQRRARWLTDELLSLGSAFIKLGQLLSARPDVLPAAWVGELSQLQDKVPAFPFAQAQSVLEEELGERCAEIIDLDVKPLGAASLAQVHRASLRSGRQVVLKIQRPGLQRLFRLDLEVMQQVAAVLQRHPRWGEGRDWVAIAQECRRVLLRELDFRLEAEHAARFRQQFLDDARVRVPAVVWELSTRRVLCLDFVPGIKITDREALLQAGVTPSEVAEIGAASYLKQLVRFGFFHADPHPGNLAVAGDGALIYYDFGMMGQLSERLRQRLGSMVRAAASRDAAALVSEMQAAGVIAQGVDPGPVRRLVRVMLTEALTPPFSANVIDKLSGDLYELVYGQPFRLPVELIFVMRALSTFEGVGRSLDPAFSLVAIARPYLLPLMTASGNGPNDLLTALGRQAGALSTQALNLPRRLDDNLARIEQGDLQIQIRAGETDRQLRRMVTAQHSIGQSVLLGCLVLAAALLGASPRPLFAIAPLLAAVPVGTGWLKLQGRLRRDGRLEQLPGNRG, from the coding sequence ATGCCGCTCTCGCGTCTGGGAGGCCTGCGGCGTTCTCTGCGGATCTGGCGCTCCGTTCTGATCCTCTTCGTTGTGCTCTGGTGGGACGGTCGCCCCTGGACCTATCCCGGCGGCATCACCGAGGAGCGTCGTCTGCGCCGTCAGCAGCGCCGGGCCCGCTGGCTCACCGATGAGCTGCTCAGCCTGGGCTCGGCCTTCATCAAGCTCGGTCAGCTGCTCTCGGCCCGACCGGATGTGCTTCCCGCCGCCTGGGTCGGCGAGCTGTCCCAGCTGCAGGACAAGGTGCCCGCCTTCCCCTTCGCCCAGGCGCAGTCGGTGCTGGAGGAGGAGCTGGGGGAGCGCTGCGCCGAGATCATCGACCTCGACGTGAAGCCCCTCGGGGCGGCCAGCCTGGCCCAGGTGCACCGGGCCAGCCTCCGCAGCGGCCGTCAGGTGGTGCTCAAGATCCAGCGACCGGGTCTGCAACGCCTGTTCCGGCTCGATCTGGAGGTGATGCAGCAGGTGGCGGCGGTGCTGCAGCGCCATCCCCGCTGGGGCGAGGGACGCGACTGGGTGGCCATCGCCCAGGAGTGCCGCAGGGTGCTGCTGCGGGAGCTCGACTTCCGGCTCGAGGCCGAGCACGCCGCCCGGTTCCGGCAGCAGTTCCTTGACGACGCCAGGGTCCGGGTCCCGGCCGTGGTCTGGGAGCTGAGCACCCGCAGGGTCCTCTGCCTCGACTTCGTGCCCGGCATCAAGATCACCGACCGAGAGGCCCTGCTCCAGGCGGGGGTGACGCCCTCGGAGGTGGCGGAGATTGGTGCGGCCAGCTACCTCAAGCAGCTGGTGCGGTTCGGCTTCTTCCATGCCGATCCCCACCCCGGAAACCTGGCAGTGGCCGGGGATGGAGCCCTCATCTATTACGACTTCGGGATGATGGGCCAGCTCTCGGAGCGCCTCAGGCAGCGTCTCGGCTCGATGGTGCGGGCCGCCGCCTCCCGCGATGCGGCGGCACTGGTGAGTGAGATGCAGGCGGCCGGCGTCATCGCCCAGGGGGTTGACCCGGGGCCGGTGCGGCGGCTGGTGCGGGTGATGCTCACCGAGGCCCTCACCCCGCCCTTCTCGGCCAATGTGATCGACAAGCTCTCCGGTGACCTCTACGAGCTGGTCTACGGCCAGCCGTTCCGGCTGCCGGTGGAGCTGATCTTCGTGATGCGGGCGCTCTCCACCTTCGAAGGGGTGGGGCGCAGCCTCGATCCGGCCTTTAGCCTCGTCGCCATCGCCCGCCCCTACCTGCTGCCCCTGATGACCGCCAGCGGCAACGGCCCCAACGACCTGCTCACCGCCCTGGGGCGCCAGGCCGGAGCCCTGAGCACCCAGGCCCTCAACCTGCCCCGCCGCCTGGACGACAACCTGGCCCGGATCGAGCAGGGCGATCTCCAGATCCAGATCCGCGCCGGCGAGACGGACCGCCAGCTGAGGCGGATGGTGACCGCCCAGCACTCCATCGGCCAGTCCGTGCTGCTCGGTTGCCTCGTGCTGGCGGCGGCCCTGCTCGGTGCCAGCCCCCGTCCCCTGTTCGCCATCGCGCCCCTGCTGGCCGCCGTGCCGGTGGGGACCGGCTGGCTGAAGCTGCAGGGGCGGCTGCGCCGCGATGGCCGGCTGGAGCAGCTCCCCGGCAACCGCGGCTGA
- the eno gene encoding phosphopyruvate hydratase translates to MIDSLDLVIDTVVAREVLDSRGTPTVEAEVLLEGGAIGRAIVPSGASTGAHEAHELRDGGSRYFGKGVATAVTNVEEKIAPALCGLSALDQGAVDAAMLELDGSDNKSSLGANAILSVSLATARAAAAGVGLPLYRYLGGPMATLLPVPLMNVINGGAHAANNLDFQEFMLVPQGADSFREALRMGAEVFHSLKSLLSKQGLSTAVGDEGGFAPDLAGNDAAGELLIQAIEAAGYRPGEQIALALDVASSEFFRDGRYAFGGGSYDSAGMVDQLAALVERFPIVSIEDGLAEDDWEGWKLLSERLGDRIQLVGDDLFVTNSRRLQQGIDMGVANSILIKVNQIGSLSETLQAIDLAGRAGYTSVISHRSGETEDTTIADLAVATRAGQIKTGSLSRSERVAKYNQLLRIEDELGSQAVYAGAAGRGPRGRG, encoded by the coding sequence GTGATCGACTCCCTCGACCTCGTGATCGACACGGTGGTGGCCCGCGAGGTGCTCGACTCCCGGGGCACCCCCACCGTGGAGGCCGAGGTGCTGCTCGAGGGCGGCGCCATCGGTCGGGCGATCGTGCCCAGCGGCGCGAGCACGGGCGCCCACGAGGCCCACGAACTGCGCGATGGCGGCAGCCGCTACTTCGGCAAGGGCGTGGCCACGGCGGTCACCAACGTGGAGGAGAAGATCGCGCCGGCCCTCTGCGGGCTCAGCGCCCTCGATCAGGGAGCGGTGGATGCCGCCATGCTCGAGCTCGATGGAAGCGACAACAAATCGAGCCTGGGCGCCAACGCCATCCTCTCCGTGAGTCTGGCGACGGCGCGGGCCGCGGCTGCGGGGGTGGGGCTGCCGCTCTACCGCTACCTGGGCGGACCGATGGCGACTCTGCTGCCGGTGCCCCTGATGAACGTGATCAACGGTGGGGCCCATGCCGCCAACAATCTCGACTTCCAGGAGTTCATGCTGGTGCCGCAGGGTGCGGACAGCTTCCGCGAGGCCCTGCGCATGGGCGCGGAGGTGTTCCACTCCCTCAAGTCGCTGCTCAGCAAGCAGGGCCTGTCCACCGCTGTGGGGGATGAGGGCGGCTTCGCTCCGGATCTGGCCGGGAACGACGCGGCCGGAGAGCTGCTGATCCAGGCGATCGAGGCGGCCGGCTACCGGCCGGGCGAGCAGATCGCCCTGGCACTCGACGTGGCCAGCTCCGAGTTCTTCCGCGACGGGCGCTACGCCTTCGGCGGCGGCAGCTACGACAGCGCCGGCATGGTGGACCAGCTGGCGGCCCTGGTGGAGCGCTTCCCGATCGTCTCGATCGAGGATGGCCTGGCCGAGGACGACTGGGAGGGCTGGAAGCTGCTGAGCGAGCGGCTGGGCGACCGCATTCAGCTGGTGGGCGATGACCTGTTCGTCACCAACAGCCGACGCCTGCAGCAGGGCATCGACATGGGTGTGGCCAACTCGATCCTGATCAAGGTGAACCAGATCGGCTCCCTCAGCGAAACCCTGCAGGCGATCGATCTGGCCGGTCGGGCCGGCTACACCAGCGTGATCAGCCACCGCAGCGGCGAGACCGAGGACACCACCATCGCCGATCTGGCCGTCGCCACCCGGGCCGGTCAGATCAAGACGGGATCGCTGAGCCGCAGCGAGCGCGTGGCCAAATACAACCAGCTGCTTCGGATCGAGGATGAGCTCGGCAGCCAGGCGGTCTATGCCGGCGCGGCCGGCCGCGGACCGCGGGGTCGGGGCTGA
- the gloA gene encoding lactoylglutathione lyase, whose product MRMLHTMLRVGDLDRSLAFYTDVLGMRLLRRKDYPGGRFTLAFVGYGDEASHTVLELTHNWDTDSYELGSGYGHIALGVADIHATCRAIAGKGGRVVREPGPMKHGSTVIAFVEDPDGYRIELIDLASKAPVPQQEQALQTGGAVS is encoded by the coding sequence ATGCGCATGCTCCACACCATGCTGCGGGTGGGCGATCTCGACCGATCGCTCGCCTTCTACACCGACGTGCTGGGCATGCGCCTGCTGCGGCGCAAGGATTATCCGGGCGGTCGCTTCACCCTCGCCTTCGTCGGCTACGGGGATGAGGCGAGCCACACGGTGCTCGAGCTCACCCACAACTGGGACACCGACAGCTATGAGCTTGGATCGGGCTACGGCCACATCGCCCTCGGCGTGGCGGACATCCACGCCACCTGCCGTGCGATTGCCGGCAAGGGCGGCCGGGTGGTGCGTGAACCGGGCCCGATGAAGCACGGCAGCACGGTCATCGCCTTTGTTGAGGATCCCGATGGCTACCGGATCGAGCTCATCGATCTGGCGTCCAAGGCCCCGGTCCCGCAGCAGGAGCAGGCCCTCCAGACCGGGGGAGCGGTGTCCTGA
- a CDS encoding ATP-dependent Clp protease ATP-binding subunit: MVLAEDARDSGLGTSLTAEPERFSEAAWDLVLASQDVARRWRHGQMDVEHLLQALFTDPRYEGWVLDLPLQADPLLDRLEDFCADQPSGRGEALYIGEALELLLEDADRCRAGWGSRLIDVPHLMLALLEEPRIGAALLTEAGLSEEALLRQLRRTGPRVPVQREVERPEQVPSPPEPSQSEPSPVGVRRPPTRPAGPRSRPDAAGAPMAAAPPDDWIDGRGRPARASVGEAPPSGAADPSEPSGEDDRLQPEPSALDRFGRDLTDAARQGQLDPVIGRDAEIRRLIQVLSRRGKNNPVLIGDPGVGKTAVAELLAQRIVAGEVPESLQGLRLVALDLGALIAGAKFRGQFEERLRAVLAEVSDPDAGVVLFIDELHTVVRSDRSSADAGSLLKPALARGELRCIAATTSEEYGRTVEKDPALSRRFQQVLIREPSPAVSHEILRGVRERYELHHGLTISDAALAAATRLADRYISDRCLPDKAIDLVDEAAAQLKMDVTSKPRVVEEAEAALRQADLDRIAAEDGPEDQRLRQQEQHRAAQEALDRLIDRWEAERDQLADLRALQHEEEDLRHAIAEADRAGDHEEAARLQIDRLQDVQDRRRDLEARLAEAQRRGEALLRDQVEEGDIADVVARWTGIPVQRLMAGERQKLLHLDERLGERVIGQPEAVAAVAAAIRRARAGMKDPRRPVGSFLFLGPTGVGKTELAKALADALFDEEEALVRLDMSEFMERNAVARLLGAPPGYVGYEEGGQLTEAVRRRPYAVLLLDEVEKAHPDVFNVLLQLLDDGRLTDSQGRTVDCRNTVVVMTSNLASRAILERARQPGGAEQDAALEAAVDQALASHFRPEFLNRIDEVIRFRPLQPQDLERIVRLQLADLDRLLQEQGLRLEVVDPVVTALAEEAYEPEYGARPLRRLLRRRLENPLATALLEDTFHGAVAVRVEPGEDTRSLETLRFLPVAAPGTS; this comes from the coding sequence ATGGTGCTCGCTGAGGACGCCCGCGACAGCGGGCTGGGCACCAGCCTCACGGCGGAACCGGAGCGCTTCAGCGAGGCGGCCTGGGACCTGGTGCTGGCCAGCCAGGACGTGGCCCGCCGCTGGCGGCATGGCCAGATGGATGTGGAGCATCTGCTGCAGGCGCTGTTCACCGACCCCCGCTACGAGGGCTGGGTGCTGGATCTGCCCCTGCAGGCCGACCCCCTCCTCGATCGCCTGGAGGATTTCTGCGCCGATCAGCCATCGGGCCGCGGCGAGGCGCTGTACATCGGTGAAGCGCTCGAGCTGCTGCTGGAGGACGCGGACCGCTGCCGGGCGGGCTGGGGCTCCCGTCTGATCGACGTGCCCCACCTGATGCTGGCGCTGCTGGAGGAGCCCAGGATCGGGGCCGCTCTGCTGACGGAGGCCGGCCTCAGCGAGGAGGCCCTGTTGCGCCAGCTGCGTCGCACCGGTCCCCGGGTTCCCGTGCAGCGGGAGGTTGAGCGCCCCGAGCAGGTCCCGTCCCCGCCTGAACCCTCCCAGTCCGAGCCCTCCCCGGTCGGCGTGCGGCGGCCCCCCACCCGTCCCGCGGGTCCACGATCCCGGCCGGACGCGGCGGGAGCCCCCATGGCGGCGGCACCGCCGGACGACTGGATCGACGGGCGTGGCCGGCCGGCCCGCGCGTCGGTGGGAGAGGCGCCGCCGTCCGGAGCAGCGGACCCCTCCGAGCCGTCCGGGGAGGACGACCGGCTGCAGCCCGAACCCAGTGCCCTCGATCGCTTCGGCAGGGACCTGACCGACGCGGCCCGGCAAGGACAGCTCGACCCCGTGATCGGACGGGACGCCGAGATCCGGCGTCTGATCCAGGTGCTTTCCCGCCGCGGCAAGAACAACCCGGTGCTGATCGGCGATCCCGGTGTCGGCAAGACCGCCGTGGCGGAGCTGCTGGCTCAGCGCATCGTGGCCGGTGAGGTGCCGGAATCGCTGCAGGGGCTGCGCCTGGTGGCGCTCGATCTCGGTGCCCTCATCGCCGGGGCCAAGTTCCGGGGGCAGTTCGAGGAGCGCCTGCGGGCGGTGCTGGCCGAGGTGAGCGATCCCGATGCGGGAGTGGTGCTGTTCATCGATGAGCTGCACACCGTGGTCCGCAGCGACCGCAGCAGCGCCGATGCCGGCAGCCTGCTCAAGCCTGCCCTGGCCCGCGGCGAGCTGCGCTGCATCGCCGCCACCACCAGCGAGGAGTACGGCCGCACGGTGGAGAAGGATCCGGCCCTCAGCCGCCGCTTCCAGCAGGTGCTGATCCGTGAGCCCTCCCCTGCGGTGAGCCACGAGATCCTGCGCGGTGTCCGGGAGCGGTACGAGCTGCACCACGGCCTCACCATCTCCGATGCGGCCCTGGCGGCCGCCACCCGTCTCGCCGACCGGTACATCAGCGATCGCTGCCTGCCCGACAAGGCGATCGACCTGGTCGATGAGGCGGCGGCCCAGCTCAAGATGGATGTGACCTCCAAGCCCAGAGTGGTGGAGGAGGCCGAGGCGGCGCTCCGTCAGGCCGATCTCGATCGGATCGCGGCCGAGGACGGTCCCGAGGACCAGCGCCTGCGGCAGCAGGAGCAGCACCGGGCCGCCCAGGAGGCCCTCGACCGTCTCATCGATCGCTGGGAGGCGGAGCGCGATCAGCTCGCCGACCTGCGGGCCCTGCAGCATGAGGAGGAGGACCTGCGGCATGCCATCGCCGAGGCCGACCGGGCCGGGGATCACGAGGAGGCCGCCCGACTCCAGATCGACCGGCTGCAGGACGTGCAGGACCGTCGCCGCGATCTCGAGGCCCGCCTTGCCGAGGCCCAGAGGCGGGGCGAGGCCCTGCTGCGCGATCAGGTGGAGGAGGGGGACATCGCCGATGTGGTGGCCCGCTGGACCGGAATCCCCGTCCAGCGACTGATGGCGGGAGAACGTCAGAAGCTGCTCCATCTGGACGAGCGGCTGGGCGAGCGTGTCATCGGGCAGCCCGAGGCGGTGGCGGCCGTGGCGGCAGCCATCCGCCGCGCCAGGGCCGGCATGAAGGATCCCCGCCGTCCGGTGGGGTCCTTTCTCTTCCTCGGCCCCACCGGCGTCGGCAAGACCGAGCTGGCCAAGGCCCTGGCCGATGCCCTCTTCGACGAGGAGGAGGCCCTGGTGCGGCTCGACATGAGCGAATTCATGGAGCGCAACGCCGTGGCCCGGCTGCTGGGGGCTCCCCCCGGCTACGTGGGCTACGAGGAGGGGGGGCAGCTCACCGAGGCAGTGCGTCGCCGGCCCTACGCCGTGCTGCTGCTCGATGAGGTGGAGAAGGCCCACCCGGATGTGTTCAACGTGCTGCTGCAGCTGCTCGACGACGGTCGCCTCACCGACTCCCAGGGACGCACCGTGGATTGCCGCAACACCGTGGTGGTGATGACCAGCAACCTGGCCAGCCGCGCGATTCTCGAGCGGGCCCGGCAGCCGGGGGGAGCGGAGCAGGACGCGGCTCTCGAGGCAGCGGTGGATCAGGCCCTCGCCTCCCACTTCCGCCCCGAATTCCTCAACCGCATTGATGAGGTGATCCGCTTCCGGCCCCTCCAGCCGCAGGATCTGGAGCGGATCGTGCGGCTGCAGCTCGCCGATCTCGATCGCCTGCTGCAGGAGCAGGGCCTCAGGCTGGAGGTGGTGGATCCCGTCGTCACAGCCCTGGCCGAGGAGGCCTACGAGCCCGAGTACGGCGCCCGCCCGTTGCGCCGCCTGCTGCGGCGTCGCCTGGAGAACCCCCTCGCCACCGCCCTGCTGGAGGACACCTTCCACGGTGCGGTGGCCGTTCGGGTGGAACCCGGTGAGGACACCCGGTCGCTGGAGACCCTCCGCTTCCTCCCAGTGGCCGCCCCGGGGACGTCCTAG
- the secE gene encoding preprotein translocase subunit SecE, which translates to MSPSASPEDTTVEPTRSAAPAADAPGAPPVPAADESFAAKTMAELRMVVWPSRQQLFSESVAVILMVSLSAAAIAAVDRFYSWGAGLVFR; encoded by the coding sequence GTGAGCCCATCCGCTTCCCCCGAAGACACAACGGTCGAACCGACGCGGTCCGCCGCTCCGGCCGCTGACGCACCGGGGGCACCCCCGGTCCCGGCCGCCGACGAGAGCTTCGCGGCCAAGACCATGGCCGAGCTGCGCATGGTGGTCTGGCCCAGTCGCCAGCAGCTGTTCAGCGAGTCGGTGGCGGTGATCCTGATGGTGAGCCTCTCCGCGGCGGCGATCGCGGCGGTGGATCGCTTCTACAGCTGGGGCGCCGGCCTGGTGTTCCGCTGA
- the nusG gene encoding transcription termination/antitermination protein NusG, which yields MAEAPPTEVAEPSAPLRPAVARWYAVQVASSCEKKVKATLEQRAATLGVSNRILEIEIPQTPAVKVKKDGSRQSTEEKVFPGYVLVRMMLDEDTMMAVRSTPNVINFVGQEDRRATGRARGHIKPRPLSRQEVDRIFRRAAEKKAVVKVDLTEGDQILVTAGPFKDFHGEVIEVSGERSKLKALLSIFGRETPVELEFSQISKQG from the coding sequence CTGGCGGAGGCGCCGCCCACCGAGGTGGCTGAACCTTCGGCCCCCCTGCGTCCGGCCGTGGCGCGCTGGTATGCCGTCCAGGTGGCCTCCAGCTGCGAAAAGAAGGTGAAGGCCACCCTCGAGCAGCGGGCGGCCACCCTCGGCGTCAGCAATCGCATCCTGGAGATCGAGATTCCCCAGACCCCGGCGGTGAAGGTCAAGAAGGACGGCAGCCGCCAGTCCACCGAGGAGAAGGTCTTCCCGGGCTATGTGCTGGTCCGGATGATGCTCGATGAGGACACGATGATGGCGGTGCGCAGCACGCCCAACGTCATCAATTTCGTCGGTCAGGAGGACCGGCGCGCCACCGGCCGCGCCCGGGGTCACATCAAGCCCCGTCCCCTCAGTCGCCAGGAGGTGGACCGGATCTTCCGCCGCGCCGCCGAGAAGAAGGCCGTCGTCAAGGTCGATCTCACAGAAGGCGATCAGATCCTCGTCACCGCCGGTCCCTTCAAGGACTTCCACGGCGAGGTGATCGAGGTCTCGGGCGAGCGCAGCAAGCTCAAGGCCCTACTCTCCATCTTCGGCCGGGAGACACCGGTCGAACTGGAGTTCTCCCAGATCAGCAAACAGGGCTGA
- the rplK gene encoding 50S ribosomal protein L11: MAKKVTAVIKLALQAGKANPAPPVGPALGQHGVNIMAFCKEYNARTQDKAGFVIPVEISVFEDRSFTFITKTPPASVLISKAAGIEKGSGESAKGTAGSITRSQLEEIAKTKLPDLNCSSVESAMRIIEGTARNMGVAVSD, encoded by the coding sequence ATGGCCAAGAAAGTCACCGCAGTCATCAAGCTGGCCCTGCAGGCCGGCAAAGCCAACCCCGCTCCGCCCGTGGGCCCCGCCCTCGGTCAGCACGGCGTCAACATCATGGCGTTCTGCAAGGAGTACAACGCCCGCACCCAGGACAAGGCGGGATTCGTGATCCCGGTGGAGATCTCGGTCTTCGAAGACCGCAGCTTCACCTTCATCACCAAGACCCCGCCCGCGTCGGTGCTGATCTCCAAGGCCGCAGGGATCGAGAAGGGCTCCGGCGAGTCCGCCAAGGGCACCGCCGGGTCGATCACCCGGTCCCAGCTCGAGGAGATCGCCAAGACCAAGCTTCCGGATCTCAACTGCAGCAGCGTCGAGTCGGCCATGCGCATCATCGAGGGCACCGCCCGCAACATGGGCGTCGCCGTCAGCGACTGA